Proteins co-encoded in one Stenotrophomonas maltophilia genomic window:
- a CDS encoding acetyl-CoA hydrolase/transferase C-terminal domain-containing protein — protein MTEHLTDLDAAVDWLFARVEGPLRIGAPLALGKPHRLLNALYARVEHDPSRPLQLYTALSLNPPKARGDGLEARFMAPFAQRHFGDDFPRLAYADAIARDALPAHVQVEEFYMQSGALLGSRQAQSSYTSLNYTHAADAVAQRAPQVIVQKVAMRAGDRRLSLSCNNDITQDTLDAIAARGLPRPLLIAEIDPQLPYLGGSATVDVSFFDLVITPPPPYPALFGLPRQPVGDADYAIGLYASTLVRDGGTLQIGIGTLADALSHALVLRHTDNARYRRVLHALDPQLASHPLVQEIGGLDPFEVGLYGCSEMLNEGFRRLVQTGVIKRKVHDDLALMQRIENGSTLSIDHATLAAEGEYLHGAFYLGSPEFYEWLRTLPDDECRAIGMRRISEINQLYGGNETLERLQRRHARFFNSCMMATALGAAVSDALDDGRVVSGVGGQYNFVAMAHALPEARSVLMFRAARDDKGRRESNVRWNYGHTTIPRHLRDIYLNEYGIADLRGLTDEDCVQAMAAITEAPFQGGLLQQAQAARKLLSAAQPDPQRLQRNTPQALSAALAPFRTDGSLPDYPLGSDFNEIEQVLVKALGWLKAHTQTRSSKLRTVWAALWQPAGDGDAVYLQRMGLQAPKNFDERLNAQLLRLALARTA, from the coding sequence ATGACCGAACACCTCACCGACCTGGACGCCGCCGTGGACTGGTTGTTTGCGCGCGTGGAAGGGCCGTTGCGGATCGGGGCACCGCTGGCGCTGGGCAAGCCGCATCGGCTGCTCAATGCGCTGTATGCACGCGTCGAACATGACCCATCGCGGCCGCTGCAGCTGTACACCGCGCTGTCGTTGAACCCGCCGAAGGCGCGCGGCGACGGCCTGGAAGCGCGCTTCATGGCGCCGTTCGCGCAGCGCCATTTCGGCGACGACTTCCCGCGCCTGGCCTATGCCGATGCGATTGCGCGCGACGCGCTGCCGGCGCATGTACAGGTGGAAGAGTTCTACATGCAGTCCGGTGCCCTGCTCGGTTCGCGCCAGGCACAGTCCAGCTATACCAGCCTGAACTACACCCACGCCGCCGACGCGGTCGCCCAGCGTGCGCCGCAGGTGATCGTGCAGAAGGTGGCCATGCGCGCCGGTGACCGCCGGCTGTCGTTGTCATGCAACAACGACATCACCCAGGACACCCTGGATGCCATCGCCGCACGTGGCCTGCCGCGGCCCCTGCTGATCGCCGAGATCGATCCGCAGCTGCCCTACCTGGGCGGCTCGGCCACGGTGGATGTGTCGTTCTTCGATCTGGTGATCACCCCGCCGCCGCCGTACCCGGCGCTGTTCGGCCTGCCGCGGCAGCCGGTCGGCGATGCCGACTATGCCATCGGCCTGTATGCCAGCACGCTGGTGCGCGACGGCGGCACCCTGCAGATCGGTATCGGCACCCTGGCCGATGCACTCAGCCATGCGCTGGTGCTGCGCCACACCGACAACGCGCGCTACCGTCGCGTGCTGCACGCGCTGGATCCGCAGCTGGCCAGCCACCCACTGGTGCAGGAAATCGGCGGGCTGGACCCGTTCGAGGTGGGCCTGTACGGCTGCAGCGAAATGCTCAACGAGGGCTTCCGCCGGCTGGTGCAGACCGGGGTGATCAAGCGCAAGGTGCACGACGACCTGGCGTTGATGCAGCGCATCGAGAACGGCAGCACGCTGTCCATCGACCACGCTACCCTGGCGGCCGAAGGTGAGTACCTGCACGGTGCGTTCTACCTGGGTTCGCCGGAATTCTATGAGTGGCTGCGCACGCTGCCGGACGACGAGTGCCGCGCGATCGGCATGCGCCGCATCAGCGAGATCAACCAGCTGTATGGTGGCAACGAGACGCTGGAACGCCTGCAACGCCGCCATGCCCGCTTCTTCAATTCCTGCATGATGGCTACCGCGCTGGGCGCAGCCGTCTCCGATGCGCTGGACGACGGACGTGTGGTATCCGGCGTGGGTGGCCAGTACAACTTCGTGGCAATGGCGCACGCGCTGCCGGAAGCACGCAGCGTGCTGATGTTCCGCGCCGCGCGCGATGACAAGGGCCGGCGCGAATCCAATGTGCGCTGGAATTACGGGCACACCACCATCCCACGCCACCTGCGCGACATCTACCTCAACGAGTACGGCATTGCCGATCTGCGCGGCTTGACCGATGAGGACTGCGTGCAGGCGATGGCGGCGATCACAGAGGCGCCGTTCCAGGGCGGCTTGCTGCAGCAGGCGCAGGCTGCGCGCAAGCTGCTATCGGCTGCGCAACCGGATCCGCAGCGCCTGCAGCGCAACACGCCGCAGGCGTTGTCCGCTGCATTGGCACCGTTCCGCACCGATGGCAGCCTGCCGGACTATCCACTCGGCAGCGACTTCAACGAGATCGAGCAGGTGCTGGTGAAAGCGCTGGGCTGGTTGAAGGCCCACACGCAGACGCGCAGCAGCAAGCTGCGCACCGTGTGGGCCGCGCTGTGGCAGCCGGCCGGCGACGGCGATGCGGTGTACCTGCAGCGCATGGGCCTGCAGGCACCGAAGAATTTCGATGAGCGCTTGAACGCACAGCTGCTGCGCCTGGCGTTGGCGCGCACTGCGTAA
- a CDS encoding NADAR family protein, with amino-acid sequence MPGEKASVPTKVGTYQGTAARYAVPMNDDSRFLRDLQRRQSAGEPLRYLCFWGHQPPRTGVSASCFSQWYDAGFNINGVRYPTAEHFMMAGKARLFGATDILEQVLASPAPDTVKALGRKIEGFDEAVWAQARYGLVVEGNRAKFSQNAALGDFLRATADQVLVEASPVDFVWGIGLAKDHVDAHNPAQWRGLNLLGFALMDVRDAM; translated from the coding sequence ATGCCCGGCGAAAAAGCATCAGTGCCAACCAAGGTTGGCACCTACCAGGGTACGGCGGCACGCTATGCTGTGCCGATGAACGACGATTCCCGTTTCCTGCGTGACCTGCAACGCCGCCAGTCAGCTGGCGAGCCCCTGCGCTATCTCTGCTTCTGGGGCCACCAGCCACCACGCACGGGCGTTTCGGCGTCGTGTTTCAGCCAATGGTACGACGCAGGCTTCAACATCAATGGTGTGCGCTACCCCACCGCCGAGCACTTCATGATGGCTGGCAAAGCGCGTCTGTTTGGTGCCACCGACATCCTCGAACAGGTACTGGCCAGCCCCGCGCCCGACACAGTAAAAGCGCTGGGCCGGAAGATCGAGGGCTTCGATGAGGCTGTCTGGGCGCAGGCGCGCTACGGGTTGGTGGTCGAAGGCAATCGGGCCAAGTTTTCGCAGAATGCGGCGCTGGGCGATTTCCTGCGTGCTACGGCAGACCAGGTCCTGGTGGAAGCCAGCCCGGTGGATTTTGTCTGGGGCATCGGCCTGGCCAAGGATCACGTCGATGCGCACAACCCGGCGCAATGGCGCGGATTGAACCTGCTGGGGTTTGCGCTGATGGACGTGCGGGACGCGATGTAA
- a CDS encoding flavin reductase family protein, which yields MKALPKKEFPVEQARRFLEPGPIVLVSTAWRGQRNLMTMGWHMVMGFSPSLVATYLWHENHSFTLARGSGECVINVPGVELLDTVVDIGNCSGREVDKFARFGLDAMPAREVGAPLVGQCHSCFECRLYDDSQVASSNLFIWEIVRAHVAPRPKLPRTVHYRGDGQFMVSGAEVSRRRRFKPDML from the coding sequence ATGAAAGCACTGCCCAAGAAGGAATTCCCGGTCGAGCAGGCCCGCCGCTTCCTCGAGCCCGGCCCGATCGTGCTGGTCAGTACCGCCTGGCGCGGCCAGCGCAACCTGATGACGATGGGCTGGCACATGGTGATGGGCTTCTCGCCGTCGCTTGTCGCCACCTACCTGTGGCACGAGAACCACAGCTTCACACTCGCCCGGGGCAGCGGCGAGTGCGTGATCAATGTGCCCGGCGTGGAACTGCTCGATACCGTGGTGGACATCGGCAACTGCAGCGGACGTGAGGTCGACAAGTTCGCCCGTTTCGGGCTGGACGCGATGCCCGCTCGCGAGGTCGGCGCGCCGCTGGTCGGGCAGTGCCATTCGTGCTTCGAGTGCCGCCTCTACGACGACAGCCAGGTGGCGTCGAGCAACCTGTTCATCTGGGAAATCGTGCGTGCACACGTTGCGCCGCGGCCGAAACTGCCGCGCACGGTGCATTACCGCGGCGATGGGCAGTTCATGGTGTCCGGCGCGGAAGTCTCGCGTCGACGGCGGTTCAAGCCCGACATGCTGTAA
- a CDS encoding M56 family metallopeptidase — MTELLDGLWQGSLWLAVAALLLAALRPLLVRLGGVALAYRSWWLLPLLLAALLLPLPEVALLQQVPTLPLTVVPGAAGGLSGESLPWARLLLLAWALGVGISLLRDLRAQRRFERSLGLLHARADGSWQASADPGLPALVGLWRPRIVVGPQFDQQFTAQEQNLILQHERSHRRNGDHWANGALLLVRAVFWFHPLLPWAARRFLRDQELACDARTIAPQPALRGLYASTLLKAQLVHPVAPAVCHWRSQPVLKERIAMLKQSKRKALPWVSGQVLVVGLCAGMAAVAWASQGGAAAGTRIGVEPFEYAAEDAAKAGLDSPIQVDKMPPPSYPKSAFEQSQVGVVNLRIEVDAQGHPTDVQVLSATNPGVFDAVSIAAARSWTYRPARKNGKPVAGAVRIPITYAMDETEETK, encoded by the coding sequence ATGACTGAGCTGCTTGATGGACTGTGGCAGGGCAGCCTGTGGCTGGCGGTGGCTGCGCTGCTGCTGGCCGCGTTGCGCCCGTTGCTGGTACGGCTGGGCGGCGTCGCGCTGGCCTACCGCAGCTGGTGGCTGCTGCCGTTGCTGTTGGCGGCGCTGTTGCTGCCGCTGCCCGAGGTTGCGCTGCTGCAGCAGGTGCCGACGCTGCCGTTGACGGTGGTGCCGGGGGCTGCCGGCGGCCTCAGCGGGGAGTCGTTGCCGTGGGCTCGGCTGCTGTTGCTGGCATGGGCGCTGGGCGTGGGCATCAGCCTGTTGCGCGACCTGCGTGCGCAGCGCCGCTTCGAACGCAGCCTGGGCCTGCTGCACGCGCGCGCCGACGGTAGTTGGCAGGCCAGCGCTGATCCGGGCCTGCCCGCGCTGGTCGGCCTGTGGCGGCCACGCATCGTGGTCGGTCCGCAATTCGATCAGCAGTTCACCGCACAGGAGCAGAACCTGATCCTGCAGCACGAGCGCAGCCATCGCCGCAATGGCGATCACTGGGCCAACGGCGCCCTGCTGCTGGTGCGCGCAGTGTTCTGGTTCCACCCGCTTCTGCCATGGGCTGCACGCCGTTTCCTGCGCGATCAGGAACTGGCCTGTGATGCCCGCACCATTGCCCCGCAGCCTGCGCTGCGCGGCCTCTATGCCAGCACGCTGCTGAAGGCGCAGCTGGTCCATCCGGTTGCGCCCGCGGTCTGCCATTGGCGCAGCCAACCCGTGTTGAAGGAGCGTATCGCCATGTTGAAGCAGTCCAAGCGGAAGGCATTGCCGTGGGTGTCGGGTCAGGTACTGGTGGTCGGGTTATGCGCGGGAATGGCGGCGGTGGCGTGGGCCAGCCAGGGCGGTGCGGCGGCAGGTACCCGGATCGGTGTCGAGCCGTTCGAATACGCTGCAGAGGATGCGGCCAAGGCGGGGCTGGACAGTCCGATCCAGGTCGACAAGATGCCGCCGCCGTCCTATCCGAAGTCCGCCTTCGAGCAGAGCCAGGTGGGCGTGGTCAACCTGCGCATCGAGGTGGACGCACAGGGCCATCCGACCGATGTGCAGGTGCTCAGCGCAACCAATCCGGGGGTGTTCGATGCCGTCTCCATCGCCGCCGCGCGCAGCTGGACCTACCGACCGGCGCGGAAGAACGGCAAGCCGGTGGCCGGTGCCGTCCGCATTCCGATCACCTACGCCATGGATGAGACCGAGGAAACGAAGTGA
- a CDS encoding BlaI/MecI/CopY family transcriptional regulator produces the protein MTPISEAEAVVMEVLWQQAPRSAEDVVAALAHRDWAEPTIKTLLNRLLTKGAIAAERDGRRYLYRPLLQRQAWVEAQSQDFIGRVFEGRVAPLVAHFSERGQLSAQDIAELKKLIQELDHD, from the coding sequence ATGACACCGATCAGCGAAGCCGAAGCCGTTGTAATGGAGGTGCTGTGGCAGCAGGCACCGCGTAGCGCCGAAGACGTGGTGGCCGCGCTGGCCCACCGCGACTGGGCCGAGCCGACGATCAAGACTCTACTCAACCGCTTGCTGACCAAGGGCGCGATCGCCGCCGAGCGCGATGGCCGGCGCTATCTGTACCGGCCCCTGCTGCAGCGCCAGGCCTGGGTGGAGGCACAGAGCCAGGACTTCATCGGTCGTGTCTTCGAGGGCAGGGTGGCGCCGCTGGTGGCGCATTTCAGCGAGCGCGGCCAGCTCAGCGCGCAGGACATCGCCGAACTGAAGAAGCTGATCCAGGAGCTGGACCATGACTGA
- the tkt gene encoding transketolase, producing the protein MTQPTRRQLANAIRFLAADAVETAKSGHPGMPMGMADIAEVLWNDYLRHNPSNPHWFNRDRFVLSNGHGSMLQYALLHLSGYDLPIEQLKLFRQLGSHTAGHPERHETPGVETTTGPLGQGFANAVGFALAEKLLAQRFNRPELEVVDHRTWVFMGDGCLMEGVSHEAASLAGTWGLHKLVCFWDNNHISIDGNVEGWFTDNTPERFEAYGWNVVRDVDGHDPESIKAGIEAALSQSDKPTLICCRTTIGFGSPNKAGKESSHGAPLGKDELEATRKQLGWEYGPFEIPQAIYDGWRANGAGTLRQAEWEQLFDKYARQYPGEAAELTRRSHGELPADFVAKADAYIAQVAAEGPTIASRKASQLAIEAYAPLLPEIVGGSADLAHSNLTLWKGSTSVASDDANANYVYYGVREFGMTAIANGLALHGGFIPFDATFLVFSDYARNGVRMSALIPAHAIHVYTHDSIGLGEDGPTHQPVEHLASLRYIPNNDVWRPCDAVESAVSWKAAITRQDGPSCLVFSRQNLPHQPRNAEQIAQIERGGYVLADAAGTPDVILIATGSEVSLATEAKAQLDAAGLKTRVVSMPSTDVFLRQDAAYRESVLPNAVRKRVAVEAGVTGFWRQFVGLDGAVIGIDTFGASAPADQLYKHFGITTAHVVEAAKAL; encoded by the coding sequence ATGACGCAGCCTACCCGTCGCCAGTTGGCCAACGCCATCCGCTTCCTTGCCGCCGATGCGGTTGAAACCGCAAAGTCCGGCCACCCCGGCATGCCCATGGGCATGGCCGACATCGCCGAAGTCCTCTGGAACGACTACCTCCGCCACAACCCGAGCAACCCGCACTGGTTCAACCGCGACCGTTTCGTGCTGTCCAACGGCCACGGTTCGATGCTGCAGTACGCGCTGCTGCACCTGAGCGGTTACGACCTGCCGATCGAGCAGCTCAAGCTGTTCCGCCAGCTGGGCAGCCACACCGCCGGCCACCCGGAACGCCATGAGACCCCGGGCGTGGAAACCACCACCGGCCCGCTCGGCCAGGGGTTCGCCAATGCCGTGGGCTTCGCCCTGGCCGAGAAGCTGCTGGCACAGCGCTTCAACCGCCCGGAGCTGGAAGTGGTTGACCACCGCACCTGGGTGTTCATGGGCGATGGCTGCCTGATGGAAGGCGTGTCGCATGAAGCCGCCTCGCTGGCTGGCACCTGGGGCCTGCACAAGCTGGTCTGCTTCTGGGACAACAACCACATCTCCATCGACGGCAACGTCGAGGGCTGGTTCACCGACAACACCCCGGAGCGTTTCGAGGCCTACGGCTGGAACGTGGTGCGCGATGTCGATGGCCACGACCCGGAAAGCATCAAGGCCGGCATCGAGGCTGCGCTGTCGCAGAGCGACAAGCCGACCCTGATCTGCTGCCGCACCACCATTGGTTTTGGTTCGCCGAACAAGGCGGGCAAGGAATCCAGCCACGGTGCCCCGCTGGGCAAGGACGAACTGGAAGCCACCCGCAAGCAGCTGGGCTGGGAATACGGCCCGTTCGAGATTCCGCAGGCGATCTATGACGGCTGGCGTGCCAATGGCGCCGGCACCCTGCGCCAGGCCGAGTGGGAACAGCTGTTCGACAAGTACGCCCGCCAGTACCCGGGCGAAGCGGCCGAGCTGACCCGTCGTTCGCACGGCGAACTGCCGGCCGACTTCGTTGCCAAGGCCGATGCCTACATCGCCCAGGTGGCCGCTGAAGGCCCGACGATCGCCTCGCGCAAGGCCTCGCAGCTGGCCATCGAAGCCTATGCACCGCTGCTGCCGGAAATCGTCGGCGGTTCGGCTGACCTGGCGCACTCCAACTTGACCCTGTGGAAGGGCAGCACGTCGGTGGCCAGCGACGACGCCAACGCCAACTACGTGTATTACGGCGTGCGCGAGTTCGGCATGACCGCCATTGCCAATGGCCTGGCCCTGCACGGTGGCTTCATTCCGTTCGACGCCACCTTCCTGGTGTTCAGCGATTACGCCCGCAACGGCGTGCGCATGAGCGCGCTGATCCCGGCCCACGCCATCCACGTCTACACCCACGACTCGATCGGCCTGGGCGAAGACGGCCCGACCCACCAGCCGGTGGAGCACCTGGCCTCGCTGCGCTACATCCCGAACAACGACGTGTGGCGCCCGTGCGATGCGGTCGAGTCGGCGGTGAGCTGGAAGGCTGCGATCACCCGTCAGGACGGCCCGAGCTGCCTGGTGTTCAGCCGCCAGAACCTGCCGCACCAGCCGCGCAATGCCGAGCAGATCGCCCAGATCGAGCGCGGTGGCTACGTGCTGGCTGACGCCGCCGGTACCCCGGACGTGATCCTGATCGCCACCGGTTCGGAAGTCTCGCTGGCCACCGAAGCCAAGGCTCAGCTGGATGCGGCTGGCCTCAAGACCCGCGTGGTCTCGATGCCGTCCACCGACGTGTTCCTGCGCCAGGATGCGGCCTACCGTGAATCGGTGCTGCCCAACGCCGTGCGCAAGCGCGTGGCGGTGGAAGCCGGCGTCACCGGTTTCTGGCGCCAGTTCGTCGGCCTGGATGGTGCGGTGATCGGCATCGACACCTTCGGTGCCTCGGCCCCGGCCGACCAGCTGTACAAGCACTTCGGCATCACCACCGCGCATGTGGTGGAAGCGGCCAAGGCGCTGTAA